From Haloarcula hispanica ATCC 33960, the proteins below share one genomic window:
- a CDS encoding glycoside hydrolase family 97 catalytic domain-containing protein encodes MFEEESQPKSNPSRRQFLGGVGSLLAASAFSVSVSDDAAAQVTDGDDSATQTISSPNGAVTLTVDVSDGVATYEVAHDGTTLIGESELGFEFRNQDPFRSGLAVTGSERTEVDTSWTPVWDRYDEITERYTELRLGVAESTGAERFGTLVFRVFDDGVGFRFIFGEPFGDQFVVTSERTEYNFAGDYTSWWIPNDYNNFEVEYEETPLSEVAGELDGTGFDGVHTPMTMRTDDGRHLAVHEADLTDYASLALAPSDAGDTTFESTLAPLPDGTKVSSSAPHVTPWRTVQVGTSAGDLVESNLVVNLNEDYDEEVFTQGVDWIEPQKFIGVWWLMITGRADWEYTGETSGNHGAQTGRATQYMDFASEHDIPGVLVEGWNEGWSSYPGDGSGFDFSTPYPDFDLAEVTDYGASLDPPTQMTMHNETAGDFRNYESQLEEAFSLYDDLGIRTIKNGYVSDSGDLAGESYSHHNQILVNHHTLVAETAAANRQMLDIHEPIHPTGRRRTYPNLMTREGVKGQEYDSFGDVSPEHHVTFPFTRMLGGPVEYTPGIFDMDSGSGGIETTRAKQLAMYPTYFSGLQMAADLPSSYLADQPPTAAVGEVAQAEWGDIEGFSTAARWANAQGEQYVAIDPNSAAPGATVSWTVEDADEGEYDVHFRYASDAEENAIGADTDRTASVLVNGSAAGQVTFPPTEYWDVWESVSTTVSLSGDEDEIALSLTAEDTGGLNLDAVAVTDTGAPMPDPETAPIRGETVEAFQFIEDVPAAGWDDTRVIDAEIGDYMVTARQKGEEWYLGAMTDGGGRAIDVPLSFLSPASDSNGQGPGNDNGEKNGTNEASGNGTGPNGPKYVAEIYSDGIDAAYDENLTDVRVDEAVVTPGTTLLASMVGSGGTAVRFRRATGQDINDLPAYERPAQDFDVTIGDEVFIQEPFIRATGRNDGAFIGGTTVTLRVDGETVRTANVRFPPNTSDATYEFGYSIDTAGDYDVSVALPDGTTLASGTVTVKPPATVAELADPSGDDTGPGAYTYPTSGDFEDGAFDLESLTVEQTPSLHRFTFKVATLYNAFGSSRGFSPQWFVLWLRDPSADSGSTTSLDDLGATVDFEAPWQYRIEISGFSKSAVDASGATLTDADGDAVSLGETVDVDAGTVTLSLDREAVGGADAADLEVVAMVQSEDRGSLRPVAEEAGGYVFGGAKPGAVENAPRIMDLTTPESVSQADALAYSADSRATLPFVPLD; translated from the coding sequence ATGTTTGAAGAAGAATCACAGCCCAAATCTAACCCGAGCCGAAGACAGTTCCTCGGTGGGGTCGGTTCGCTGCTGGCCGCGTCGGCGTTCTCGGTCTCCGTCTCCGACGACGCTGCCGCACAGGTGACAGACGGCGACGACTCGGCCACACAGACTATCTCGTCACCTAACGGGGCAGTAACACTCACTGTCGATGTCAGCGACGGTGTGGCAACATACGAGGTCGCACACGACGGGACGACGCTCATTGGGGAGTCCGAACTGGGCTTCGAGTTCCGGAATCAGGACCCGTTCCGTTCGGGTCTGGCCGTCACCGGGAGCGAGCGAACCGAGGTCGATACGTCCTGGACGCCAGTCTGGGACCGTTACGACGAAATCACCGAGCGGTACACGGAACTCCGGCTGGGGGTCGCGGAGTCGACCGGGGCGGAGCGGTTCGGGACGCTCGTCTTCCGGGTGTTCGACGACGGCGTCGGCTTCCGATTCATCTTCGGGGAGCCCTTCGGCGACCAGTTCGTCGTCACATCCGAGCGGACCGAGTACAATTTCGCCGGGGACTACACCTCCTGGTGGATTCCCAACGACTACAACAACTTCGAGGTGGAGTACGAGGAGACGCCGCTGAGCGAGGTGGCCGGCGAACTCGACGGCACTGGCTTCGACGGCGTCCACACGCCGATGACGATGCGGACCGACGACGGCCGCCACCTCGCCGTCCACGAGGCCGACCTCACCGACTACGCTTCGCTCGCACTCGCACCGTCTGATGCCGGTGACACGACTTTCGAATCGACGCTCGCGCCGCTGCCCGACGGAACGAAGGTCTCGTCGTCGGCCCCGCACGTCACCCCATGGCGAACAGTTCAGGTCGGGACCAGTGCCGGTGACCTCGTCGAGTCGAATCTGGTGGTGAACCTCAACGAAGACTACGACGAGGAGGTGTTCACGCAGGGCGTCGACTGGATAGAGCCCCAGAAGTTCATCGGCGTCTGGTGGCTGATGATAACCGGCCGCGCCGACTGGGAGTACACCGGGGAGACCTCCGGCAACCACGGCGCACAGACCGGCCGCGCCACGCAGTACATGGACTTCGCCAGCGAGCACGACATCCCCGGTGTCCTCGTCGAGGGCTGGAACGAGGGGTGGTCGAGCTATCCGGGCGATGGCAGTGGATTCGATTTCTCGACACCGTATCCGGACTTCGATCTGGCGGAAGTGACCGACTACGGCGCGAGCCTCGACCCGCCGACCCAGATGACGATGCACAACGAGACGGCCGGGGACTTCCGGAACTACGAATCACAGCTCGAAGAGGCATTTTCGTTGTACGATGACCTCGGAATCCGGACCATCAAGAACGGCTACGTCTCCGACAGCGGTGACCTTGCGGGCGAGAGTTACAGCCACCACAACCAGATACTGGTCAACCACCACACGCTGGTCGCCGAGACGGCGGCGGCCAATCGACAGATGCTCGATATACACGAGCCGATTCACCCGACCGGCCGCCGGCGGACCTACCCGAACCTGATGACCCGCGAGGGGGTCAAAGGCCAGGAGTACGACTCCTTCGGCGACGTGAGCCCCGAACACCACGTCACCTTCCCGTTCACGCGGATGCTGGGCGGGCCGGTCGAGTACACGCCGGGCATCTTCGACATGGACTCGGGGTCGGGCGGCATCGAGACCACGCGCGCCAAGCAACTGGCGATGTACCCGACGTACTTCAGCGGCCTCCAGATGGCCGCCGACCTACCCAGTTCCTATCTGGCCGACCAGCCGCCGACGGCCGCCGTCGGCGAAGTCGCCCAGGCCGAGTGGGGCGACATCGAGGGCTTCTCGACGGCCGCCCGCTGGGCCAACGCTCAGGGCGAGCAGTACGTCGCCATCGACCCCAACAGCGCCGCGCCCGGTGCGACCGTCTCCTGGACCGTCGAGGACGCCGACGAGGGCGAGTACGACGTTCACTTCCGGTACGCCAGCGACGCCGAGGAGAACGCCATCGGCGCGGACACCGACCGGACTGCGTCGGTGCTTGTCAACGGCTCCGCGGCCGGCCAGGTCACGTTCCCGCCCACGGAGTACTGGGACGTCTGGGAGAGCGTCTCGACGACCGTCTCGCTGTCCGGCGACGAGGACGAAATCGCCCTCTCGCTGACCGCCGAGGACACCGGGGGCCTCAACCTCGACGCCGTCGCCGTCACCGACACCGGCGCGCCGATGCCCGACCCCGAGACAGCTCCCATCCGCGGCGAGACCGTCGAGGCGTTCCAGTTTATCGAGGACGTGCCCGCCGCGGGCTGGGACGACACGCGCGTCATCGACGCCGAGATCGGCGATTACATGGTCACGGCACGGCAGAAAGGCGAGGAATGGTATCTCGGCGCGATGACTGACGGGGGCGGCCGCGCCATCGACGTACCCCTGTCGTTCCTCTCGCCCGCTTCGGATAGCAACGGACAGGGGCCGGGGAACGACAACGGCGAGAAGAACGGGACGAACGAAGCCAGCGGCAACGGTACCGGCCCTAACGGCCCGAAGTACGTCGCCGAAATCTATTCCGACGGCATCGACGCGGCCTACGACGAGAACCTGACCGACGTTCGCGTCGACGAGGCCGTCGTCACACCGGGGACGACCCTGCTCGCGTCGATGGTCGGCAGCGGCGGGACGGCTGTCCGCTTCCGGCGCGCAACAGGTCAGGATATCAACGACCTGCCGGCGTACGAGCGGCCAGCACAGGACTTCGACGTCACCATCGGCGACGAGGTGTTCATCCAAGAACCGTTCATCCGGGCCACTGGGCGCAACGACGGGGCGTTCATCGGCGGGACCACGGTGACGCTCCGCGTCGACGGCGAGACTGTCAGGACAGCGAACGTCCGCTTCCCGCCCAACACAAGCGACGCCACCTACGAGTTCGGCTACAGCATCGACACGGCCGGCGACTACGACGTGTCAGTCGCGCTCCCGGACGGCACGACGCTCGCCAGCGGAACGGTGACGGTCAAGCCGCCGGCGACGGTGGCCGAACTCGCCGACCCGTCCGGCGACGACACCGGCCCAGGTGCGTACACGTATCCGACCAGCGGTGACTTCGAGGACGGCGCGTTCGACCTGGAGTCGCTGACGGTCGAACAGACACCGAGCCTCCATCGCTTCACCTTCAAGGTGGCGACTCTCTACAACGCTTTCGGCAGTAGCCGCGGCTTCTCGCCGCAGTGGTTCGTCCTCTGGCTGCGCGACCCGAGCGCTGACAGCGGGTCGACGACCAGCCTCGACGACCTCGGCGCGACCGTCGACTTCGAGGCCCCGTGGCAGTACCGCATCGAAATCAGCGGCTTCTCAAAGAGCGCGGTCGACGCCAGCGGTGCGACGCTGACCGACGCCGACGGGGACGCGGTCTCCCTCGGCGAGACCGTCGACGTGGACGCGGGGACAGTCACGCTCAGCCTCGACCGCGAGGCCGTCGGCGGCGCGGACGCGGCGGACCTCGAAGTCGTCGCGATGGTGCAGTCGGAGGACCGCGGGTCGCTCCGGCCAGTCGCCGAAGAAGCCGGGGGCTACGTCTTCGGCGGTGCCAAGCCCGGTGCAGTCGAGAACGCACCGCGAATTATGGACCTGACGACACCGGAGAGCGTCAGTCAGGCCGACGCGCTGGCCTACAGTGCCGACTCGCGGGCGACGCTGCCGTTCGTCCCGCTCGATTAA
- a CDS encoding class I SAM-dependent methyltransferase, with translation MDRNEVRHAWDSVSETYAERRDPTGSDAALLDDLLERLPGAPTVLDVGCGDGARTLANLPPNSVGLDFSRAGLNLAAETVPDSRLVQGDMTALPVATDGVDAVTAYHAVFHVPQDQHPTVYREFARVLRPGGTVLMTLPSGQFETVRRGWMGGSMFFSAPGRRATLDQLADAGFTDTETVTATDPLGSDSEFVFATLDGD, from the coding sequence ATGGACCGCAACGAGGTGCGCCACGCGTGGGACAGTGTCTCCGAGACCTACGCCGAGCGGCGCGACCCGACCGGGTCGGACGCAGCCCTGCTCGACGACCTGCTCGAACGGCTCCCCGGAGCGCCGACAGTTCTCGACGTAGGCTGTGGTGACGGCGCGCGGACGCTTGCGAACCTCCCGCCGAACAGCGTCGGTCTGGACTTCTCGCGTGCGGGTCTGAACCTCGCCGCCGAGACAGTACCGGACAGCCGGCTCGTGCAGGGTGACATGACGGCGCTCCCGGTTGCGACCGACGGCGTTGACGCAGTCACGGCCTACCACGCCGTCTTCCACGTCCCGCAGGACCAGCACCCGACGGTCTACCGTGAGTTCGCTCGCGTGCTCCGACCGGGCGGTACCGTGTTGATGACACTGCCGAGCGGCCAGTTCGAAACCGTCCGGCGCGGCTGGATGGGCGGGTCGATGTTCTTCTCGGCACCGGGTCGGCGGGCGACGCTCGACCAGTTGGCCGACGCCGGCTTCACCGACACGGAGACCGTCACTGCGACGGACCCCCTCGGGAGCGATAGCGAGTTCGTCTTCGCCACGCTTGACGGCGATTAG
- a CDS encoding nuclear transport factor 2 family protein gives MNAAETIAAYYAALRAGEPLGPFFADDADRSVVKFGISEQLVGTGAIGTGLREQTETTADWTVESHALRVTEREGYAWFSDAVDLCWTDTEGTVRHEYDTRWSGTLEATGEAREWQFVGMHVSTADDLGE, from the coding sequence ATGAACGCAGCAGAGACTATCGCGGCCTACTACGCCGCGCTCCGGGCCGGCGAGCCGCTCGGCCCCTTTTTCGCCGATGACGCAGACCGCTCGGTGGTCAAGTTCGGCATCTCTGAACAACTGGTCGGAACCGGCGCTATCGGAACAGGACTACGGGAACAGACCGAGACGACGGCCGACTGGACTGTCGAGAGCCATGCGCTCCGGGTGACAGAACGCGAGGGCTACGCGTGGTTCAGCGACGCCGTCGACCTGTGCTGGACCGACACCGAGGGCACGGTCCGCCACGAGTACGACACGCGCTGGAGCGGGACCCTCGAAGCTACCGGCGAGGCGCGCGAGTGGCAGTTCGTCGGCATGCACGTCAGCACGGCCGACGACCTAGGGGAGTAG
- the mutS gene encoding DNA mismatch repair protein MutS, protein MTEATGIVGEFLTLKEGTDADLLAMQCGDFYEFFDEDAEIVADELDLKVSQKSSHGSSYPMAGVPVDDLTPYVSALVERGYRVAIADQHETENGHAREITRVVTPGTHLETGDESAQYLAAVVREASRDGGDTYGIAATDVTTGQFQVTQLDDADAGEALTELYTFGPAEILPGPELRNDDAFLDRLRERTDAALTLHDSASFEPGRARHTVREQFGSETVDSVGIGEQSVAVQAAGAVLSYVEDTGVGTLAAVTRLQAYGERDHVDLDATTQRNLELTETMQGDSSGSLFDTIDHTVTAAGGRLLQQWLQRPRRNRTELQRRQSCVAALSEAAMARERIRETLSDAYDLERLAARATSGSADARDLRAVQETLALLGQVADAVTETERLAESPLADALDGADREAADALAADLDSALVADPPGTIRQGGLFKRGYDDDLDEIIDEHEAALEWLETLPDREKERTGITHLSVDRNKTDGYYIQVGKSETDAVPEEYQHIKTLKNSKRYTTPELDEKERDVLRLEERRHDMEYEHFQRLRARVAEHATLLQDVGRTLAELDAFASLAVHAVENDWTRPAVVDGNELSIEAGRHPVVEQTTEFVPNDLYMDDDRQFLIVTGPNMSGKSTYMRQAALITLLAQVGSFVPARSATVGLVDGIFTRVGALDELAQGRSTFMVEMQELSNILHSATDESLVILDEVGRGTATFDGISIAWAATEYIVNSIQSKTLFATHYHELTALGEELPAVENVHVAVDGEPRSAEGDGDVTFLRTVRDGPTDRSYGVHVADLAGVPEPVVGRSQEVLDRLRDDKAIEIRGSERDDGGTTQAVFDLDSGQFRDGAAGSAGTSADSGTEPVAADGDPEHAPGESAAEGPAGDAAAASLDPETEAVLSELTELDVNETPPVELMAKVQEWQAELDDE, encoded by the coding sequence ATGACAGAGGCGACGGGAATCGTCGGGGAGTTCCTCACGCTCAAGGAGGGGACCGACGCGGACCTGCTGGCGATGCAGTGTGGCGACTTCTACGAGTTTTTCGACGAGGACGCCGAAATCGTCGCCGACGAACTCGACCTGAAGGTGAGCCAGAAGTCCTCGCATGGCTCGTCGTATCCGATGGCAGGGGTTCCGGTCGACGACCTGACGCCGTACGTCTCCGCGCTGGTCGAGCGGGGCTACCGGGTCGCCATCGCCGACCAGCACGAGACCGAGAACGGCCACGCTCGCGAAATAACGCGGGTCGTTACGCCCGGAACGCATCTAGAGACCGGCGACGAGTCGGCGCAGTACCTCGCCGCGGTGGTTCGGGAGGCCAGCCGGGACGGCGGTGACACCTACGGTATCGCGGCGACGGACGTGACCACGGGCCAGTTTCAGGTCACACAGCTCGACGACGCCGACGCGGGCGAGGCGCTGACAGAGCTGTACACGTTCGGGCCGGCCGAGATTCTTCCCGGCCCGGAGCTCCGGAACGACGACGCGTTTCTGGACCGCCTGCGCGAGCGGACGGACGCGGCGCTGACGCTGCACGACTCGGCGTCGTTCGAGCCGGGCCGGGCGCGCCACACCGTCCGCGAGCAGTTCGGGAGCGAGACGGTCGATAGCGTCGGTATCGGCGAGCAGAGCGTGGCGGTCCAGGCCGCCGGCGCGGTGCTGTCCTACGTCGAGGACACCGGGGTCGGCACGCTGGCGGCCGTCACGCGGCTGCAGGCCTACGGCGAGCGCGACCACGTCGACCTCGACGCGACGACCCAGCGGAACCTCGAACTCACAGAGACCATGCAGGGCGACAGTTCGGGGTCGCTGTTCGACACTATCGACCACACGGTCACGGCCGCCGGCGGGCGACTGCTCCAGCAGTGGCTCCAGCGGCCCCGGCGAAACCGGACCGAACTCCAGCGCCGGCAGTCCTGCGTGGCGGCGCTGTCGGAGGCGGCGATGGCCCGCGAGCGGATTCGAGAGACGCTGTCGGACGCCTACGACCTCGAACGGCTGGCGGCGCGGGCCACGTCGGGGAGCGCCGACGCGCGGGACCTGCGAGCAGTTCAGGAAACCCTGGCGCTGCTGGGGCAGGTCGCCGACGCCGTCACCGAGACCGAGCGGCTGGCCGAGTCGCCGCTCGCCGACGCGCTCGACGGGGCCGACCGCGAGGCGGCCGACGCGCTGGCCGCGGACCTCGACAGCGCACTGGTCGCTGACCCGCCGGGAACGATCCGGCAGGGCGGACTGTTCAAACGGGGGTACGACGACGACCTCGACGAGATTATCGACGAGCACGAGGCCGCTCTGGAGTGGCTGGAGACGCTGCCGGACCGCGAGAAGGAGCGGACCGGCATCACCCACCTCTCTGTCGACCGGAACAAGACCGACGGCTACTACATCCAGGTCGGCAAGAGCGAGACCGACGCCGTCCCCGAGGAGTACCAGCACATCAAGACGCTGAAAAACTCGAAGCGGTACACGACACCCGAACTCGACGAGAAAGAGCGGGACGTGCTGCGCTTGGAGGAGCGCCGCCACGACATGGAGTACGAGCACTTCCAGCGGCTCCGGGCGCGCGTGGCTGAGCACGCGACGCTACTGCAGGACGTGGGCCGGACGCTGGCGGAACTGGACGCATTCGCGTCACTGGCGGTCCATGCCGTCGAGAACGACTGGACCCGGCCGGCGGTCGTCGACGGCAACGAACTGTCCATCGAGGCCGGCCGTCATCCGGTCGTCGAACAGACCACCGAGTTCGTCCCGAACGATCTCTACATGGACGACGACCGACAGTTCCTCATCGTCACCGGGCCGAACATGAGCGGGAAATCGACGTACATGCGCCAGGCGGCGCTCATCACGCTGCTTGCCCAGGTGGGCAGTTTCGTGCCAGCGCGGTCGGCGACAGTCGGTCTGGTGGACGGCATCTTCACCCGCGTCGGCGCGCTGGACGAACTCGCACAGGGCCGCTCGACGTTCATGGTCGAGATGCAGGAGCTATCCAATATTCTCCACTCGGCCACCGACGAGTCGCTGGTGATTCTGGACGAGGTGGGTCGCGGAACCGCTACCTTCGACGGCATCTCTATCGCCTGGGCGGCGACGGAGTACATCGTCAATTCCATTCAGTCCAAGACGCTGTTTGCCACCCACTACCACGAACTGACGGCGCTGGGCGAGGAGCTACCGGCCGTCGAGAACGTCCACGTCGCGGTCGACGGCGAGCCGCGGTCCGCGGAGGGCGACGGCGACGTGACGTTCCTCCGAACGGTCCGGGACGGGCCGACCGACCGCTCCTACGGCGTCCACGTCGCCGACCTCGCCGGCGTCCCCGAGCCGGTCGTCGGTCGCTCACAGGAGGTGCTCGACCGCCTGCGCGACGACAAGGCCATCGAGATTCGGGGGAGCGAGCGGGACGACGGCGGGACGACACAGGCCGTGTTCGACCTGGATTCGGGGCAGTTCAGGGACGGCGCGGCCGGGTCGGCGGGCACGTCAGCCGATTCGGGGACTGAGCCGGTTGCGGCCGACGGCGATCCCGAACACGCGCCCGGCGAGTCCGCAGCCGAGGGTCCTGCAGGCGACGCGGCTGCAGCGTCGCTCGACCCGGAAACCGAGGCCGTCCTGTCGGAACTGACGGAACTGGACGTCAACGAGACGCCGCCGGTCGAGCTGATGGCGAAGGTACAGGAGTGGCAGGCTGAACTGGACGACGAGTAG